In Symphalangus syndactylus isolate Jambi chromosome 14, NHGRI_mSymSyn1-v2.1_pri, whole genome shotgun sequence, one DNA window encodes the following:
- the VAMP8 gene encoding vesicle-associated membrane protein 8 — MEEASEGGGNDRVRNLQSEVEGVKNIMTQNVERILARGENLEHLRNKTEDLEATSEHFKTTSQKVARKFWWKNVKMIVLICVIVFIIILFIVLFATGAFS; from the exons ATG GAGGAAGCCAGTGAAGGTGGAGGAAATGATCGTGTGCGGAACCTGCAGAGTGAGGTGGAGGGAGTTAAGAATATTATGACCCAGAATGTGGAGCGGATCCTGGCCCGAGGGGAAAACTTGGAACATCTCCGCAACAAGACAGAGGATCTGGAAGCCACA TCTGAGCACTTCAAGACGACATCGCAGAAGGTGGCTCGGAAATTCTGGTGGAAGAACGTGAAGATGATTGTCCTTATCTGCGTGATTGTTTTTATCATCATCCTCTTCATTGTGCTCTTTGCCACCGGTGCCTTCTCTTAA
- the VAMP5 gene encoding vesicle-associated membrane protein 5: MAGKELERCQQQANEVTEIMRNNFGKVLERGVKLAELEQRSDQLLDMSSTFTKTTKNLAQKKRRENIRYRICVGLVVVGGLLIILILLLVVFLPQRSDSSSAPRTQDAGTASGPGD, encoded by the exons ATG GCAGGAAAAGAGTTGGAGCGGTGCCAGCAGCAGGCGAACGAAGTGACAGAAATTATGCGTAACAACTTCGGCAAGGTCCTGGAGCGTGGTGTGAAGCTGGCCGAACTGGAGCAGCGTTCAGACCAACTCCTGGATATG AGCTCAACCTTCACCAAGACTACAAAGAACCTGGCCCAGAAGAAGCGCCGGGAGAACATCCGTTACCGGATCTGCGTGGGGCTGGTGGTGGTCGGTGGCCTGCTCATCATCCTGATTTTGCTGCTGGTCGTTTTTCTCCCTCAGAGAAGTGACAGCAGTAGTGCCCCACGGACCCAGGATGCAGGCACTGCCTCAGGGCCTGGGGACTGA